GCTCCGGGACCCGCAAGTACACCGACGAGGAGCTTCTCGCCCTGTTCCGGGACGACACGCACCCCGTGTTCGTGGCGGTTGACGACGACGGGACCGTGCTCGGCCACGCCTTCTGTGAGGTTCAGGACTATCGGGAGTCAAACAGCTGGCAGCCGATCGTGAGCCTCTACATCGACGACATCTGCGTAGACGAGGCCCACCGAGGGCGGCACGTTGCCACTGCCCTCTACCAGCATGTCATTGCCTTCGCGCGCGAGCTTGGCTGCCACAACGTGACGCTCAACGTCTGGGAGTGCAACCCCGGCGCCCGCGCCTTCTATGACGCGATGGGCATGACCCCGCTCAAGACCTGTCTGGAGCGGGTGCTGTAGACTGTCCCGTCCGGCTCGCCTCCATGATCCAGCTCTTCCCAAAGTCGTCGGTGACGCGGACCACGTCGCTGACGAGCGGGCAGGCGTGCGTGCGGACCACGCGGGCCGGGTTGCCGACGACGGTGGTGTCTGGCGGGACGTCGTCGACGACGACCGAGCCGGCCCCGACGTAGGCTCCGTCGCCGACGGTGATGGCGCCGAGCAGTATCGAGCCGGCGCCCACGAGGACGCCGTTGCCGAGGGTGGGGTGCCGCTTGCCGCCGTGCTTGCCGGTCATGCCGAGCGTGGCGCCCTGGTACATGAGGCAGTCGTCGCCGATGACCGCGGTGCCGCCGATGACGACGCCGACGCCGTGGTCGACGGTGAAGCGGCGCCCGATGCGGGCGGCCGGGTGGATGTCGGCGCCGTACCTGAGGCGCGAGCGCATGGCGAGCCACAGGGCGAGGGTGCGGTGGCCCCGCTCGTAGAGCCAGTGCTGGACGCGATAGGCCCGCACGATCTTGAAGCCCGCCGAGAAGCGCGTGACGTCAGAGACGGTCTCGGCGGAGGGGTCGCGGGCGAAGGCAGCCCGGGCGTCCTCGCGGACGAGCTCGCGAAGGCCGGGGCGCGCGTCCTTCTCGCCCGCCGTCATGACCGCACCGAGAGGTAGCGCTCGCCGGTGTCGGGGAGCACCACGACGATCGTCCTGCCCGCGCACTCCGGGCGTGCGGCGAGCGCGAGGGCGGCGTGGACGGCGGCACCCGAGGAGATGCCCACGAGCAGGCCCAGCTCGCGCTCGAGACGCCGCCAGGTCGCGAGCGCGTCCGCCGAGCTCACGGGCAGTATCTCGTCCACGAGCGAGCGGTCGAAGTTGCCGGGCACGAAGTTGGCGCCGATTCCCTGGATAGCGTGCGGACCGGCCGCGCCGCCGGAGAGGACCTGCGACTCGGCGGGCTCCACCGCGACGGCGCGCACCGTCGGGCGGCGCTCCTTGAGGTAGCGGGCCGACCCGCAGAGCGTGCCCCCGGTGCCGACGCCGGCGACGAGCACGTCGACGGCGCCCTCGGTGTCGGCCCAGATCTCCGGCCCGGTGGTCTCGTAGTGGGCGCGCGGGTTGGCGGGGTTGTCAAACTGCCCGGCGATGATGGATCCCGGGGTGGACGCGGCGAGCTCCTCGGCGCGCGTCACGGCCCCCGCCATGCCCTCGGCGCCCGGCGTGAGCTCGATCGTGGCGCCGTAGGCGGCCGCGAGGGCGCGACGCTCGGCGCTCATGGTGTCGGGCATGGTGAGCACGAGGCGGTAGCCGCGCGCGGCGGCGACCATGGCGAGGCCGACGCCGGTGTTGCCGCTCGTGGGCTCGATGATGGTGCCGCCCGGTGCGAGCCGTCCGGCGCGCTCCGCGTCGTCGACCATGGCGCGGGCGACGCGGTCCTTGGCCGACCCTCCGGGGTTTGCCGCCTCGAGCTTGCCGAGCACGCGGGCGGCCCCGCCCGCGAGGGCGGAGAGGTCGACGAGGGGCGTGGACCCGATCAGGTCCTCGACGTTGTGGGCTATGCGCATGGCGCCTCCTTCTTCCGGGGCCTAAGCGTGCCACGTATAAACCCACCCCACAAGTAGGAATTACGTATCGGTAACATCCCCGGCACCCGCCCTCTGAGGGCTTGGGTTCGCGGGCGCACGCGTCTAGTAGAGCGGCAGCTCGCCGGTCAGCGGGTCGATGCGCTCGGCCGGAAGGGGCTCGAAGGCAAGGCAGGTGTAGGTCGGCTCGCCATGAAACTCGGTGTGGCCCGCGTCACGCACGAGGGCGACGGCAAAGCCCAGCTCGCGACCACGGGCGGCGAGGTCGAGAAGCTCCTCCTCGGAGTCGACGTAGACGCAGACCTTGGCGACGCCCGCGTCAAACCAGTCGGTGAGCGGGGTCGCGTCGTCCTGGTCGTGCTCGACCCAGGCCCATCCGTCGGAGGCGCGCAGGTCGGCGCCGCGCCCCTCGCGCACGAGCGCCATCAGGACGGCC
Above is a genomic segment from Olsenella timonensis containing:
- the epsC gene encoding serine O-acetyltransferase EpsC: MTAGEKDARPGLRELVREDARAAFARDPSAETVSDVTRFSAGFKIVRAYRVQHWLYERGHRTLALWLAMRSRLRYGADIHPAARIGRRFTVDHGVGVVIGGTAVIGDDCLMYQGATLGMTGKHGGKRHPTLGNGVLVGAGSILLGAITVGDGAYVGAGSVVVDDVPPDTTVVGNPARVVRTHACPLVSDVVRVTDDFGKSWIMEASRTGQSTAPAPDRS
- the pth2 gene encoding aminoacyl-tRNA hydrolase, which produces MPSTSYLAKQMIVMRRDLKMRKGKIAAQAGHACVEAVLMALVREGRGADLRASDGWAWVEHDQDDATPLTDWFDAGVAKVCVYVDSEEELLDLAARGRELGFAVALVRDAGHTEFHGEPTYTCLAFEPLPAERIDPLTGELPLY
- the cysK gene encoding cysteine synthase A; its protein translation is MRIAHNVEDLIGSTPLVDLSALAGGAARVLGKLEAANPGGSAKDRVARAMVDDAERAGRLAPGGTIIEPTSGNTGVGLAMVAAARGYRLVLTMPDTMSAERRALAAAYGATIELTPGAEGMAGAVTRAEELAASTPGSIIAGQFDNPANPRAHYETTGPEIWADTEGAVDVLVAGVGTGGTLCGSARYLKERRPTVRAVAVEPAESQVLSGGAAGPHAIQGIGANFVPGNFDRSLVDEILPVSSADALATWRRLERELGLLVGISSGAAVHAALALAARPECAGRTIVVVLPDTGERYLSVRS
- a CDS encoding GNAT family N-acetyltransferase, with translation MEIRRADEKDLAGVHNLLGQVLEVHAAGRPDIFRSGTRKYTDEELLALFRDDTHPVFVAVDDDGTVLGHAFCEVQDYRESNSWQPIVSLYIDDICVDEAHRGRHVATALYQHVIAFARELGCHNVTLNVWECNPGARAFYDAMGMTPLKTCLERVL